A single window of Ammospiza caudacuta isolate bAmmCau1 chromosome Z, bAmmCau1.pri, whole genome shotgun sequence DNA harbors:
- the LOC131571632 gene encoding uncharacterized protein LOC131571632: MSRKKRKGCKSRKSSDSREYAQLSPICKCQQSVGSLENKAHKALSHFTEPLDVQGAEEDGKYNENKNQSSSDASEDRDLDNVSDIEKEGKKEKNCTPKMISPQQDEILATVTFRESEGSSKGKITLWGKPDSSDSVSLATGKISAEVKYGSFNIEIEIKNISFFDSETKVGDQQRKSSKKKKRHERQCQKSQCSKCSKYECPLTKHSAEHRGKYKGSSLHKIQSAINESPSLEMNIETKHIQVEYTSRNKNLKVNIKAGEQVQSKPLNREHEDTYWSETDYSVTEALGNTDCESLLSFHEKADFTFPDGYTLLPPPKEFADCDKMHLDTIAEGISSVNSRKESDSLTTALTINTLHNPNNGKECVNKSNVLRQERNNCDKHRDRGPKTARRKSFPDTTLEVPSPVHRRRDSGFYSLPSLNVLLKETKADVRNRNSHIPTKYKELFKCPDLTSSLTELCKYPDLTSSLRNLRSLKSSYQYALTSFDRNITIYPSEPEEGVCLDGTCLLKDCADCVGQDEETEETLMESLHSRGTTPDKRENDHEEPLGNLSMWEEDSESTEALDKEKSEYSSVEKHVEWQNKAHLIQASTLSTSPSGEFINDKGSTNYASTESIPIQCSVLQLNVHPPYAQSEVTNKRRDSVLTDPPVITGEVEGRLVQGNTTLTPECFGSAVRKESNLTCSIQEKSLLSSLLDHKENDMNKALESLSEVQYVSGDVLVESDCRNNSAQIFVLSTSSVCTENKENFTEHLNIKQRLEDFCSKQSTDNSLRREPGVNQLPLLVKSNFEEIESNFEMKEDYYETADMSSSVRHISQKDLKSEMNKTRKLPLKKDARASDSSQEDAIDQWARRRKQFKDSKKCSSTGGSSINSTITEGSINSEDARSVDLGLYSENEDRGFYTENFHSASWVFRGDDVSPDNSPRCLSKRPRPVAIRERTVKIAKGTGNYPWGFRIQFSKPILVTEVDTNSAAEEAGLQVGDILIAVNGTDVTSMPHSEAANLARKGPDILTMIVGSDISRYPNTPKPTCRGYLHKRTQSAILKGWRKRWFVLKHNGYLHYYKHKKDEGKCRPLEVTKLEGAEIGVDTSLGKPFVFKCIPQAGNRIFYFCATSNQEMKRWLEAMDKAVHPIHQNHVWVDVTLHNTTLPPLAIKNPECLGLLHQLDRSKDVWIQHYCILKDGCLYFYATLRSTPAQGGLYLQGYIVSEQSLGSKKSVIELKPPSEEFKTFYLCAENVNENKRWITALKASINKWLPLHQAIQDFMNRPLEETRM; this comes from the exons TTCGTGAGTCAGAGGGGTCAtccaaaggaaaaattacaCTGTGGGGCAAGCCAGATTCTTCGGACTCAGTTAGCTTGGCCACTGGAAAAATTTCTGCAGAAGTAAAATATGGCTCTTTTAATATTGAAATAGAAAttaagaatatttctttttttgattCTGAAACAAAAGTTGGAGATCAACAAAGGAAGagttcaaagaaaaagaaacgTCATGAAAGACAATGCCAGAAAAGTCAGTGTTCAAAATGTTCAAAGTATGAATGCCCTTTAACTAAACATTCAGCAGAACACAGGGGTAAATATAAGGGATCCTCTCTGCATAAAATTCAAAGTGCCATCAATGAAAGTCCCTCCCTGGAAATGAACATTGAAACTAAACACATTCAGGTGGAATATaccagcagaaataaaaatctgaagGTTAACATCAAAGCTGGTGAGCAGGTGCAGAGCAAACCACTCAACAGGGAACATGAAGATACATACTGGAGTGAAACAGATTATTCTGTTACAGAGGCACTGGGTAACACAGACTGTGAGTCATTGCTTAGCTTTCatgaaaaagcagattttacaTTTCCAGATGGATATACACTTCTTCCTCCACCTAAAGAATTTGCTGACTGTGACAAAATGCACCTGGATACAATTGCAGAAGGCATATCTTCTGTTAATAGCAGAAAGGAATCTGACAGTCTCACTACAGCCTTGA CTATTAATACCTTGCATAATCCAAACAATGGGAAAGAATGCGTTAATAAGAGCAATGTATTACGTCAAGAAAGAAATAACTGTGATAAACACAGAGATAGAGGACCCAAAACAGCAAGAAGAAAGTCTTTCCCAGATACTACCCTGGAGGTGCCATCACCAGTTCACCGTAGAAGGGATTCTGGCTTTTACTCACTGCCGTCCTTAAATGTATTGCTTAAGGAGACCAAAGCAGATGTCCGTAACAGGAACTCACATATTCCTACGAAATATAAGGAACTTTTTAAGTGTCCTGATTTGACCTCCTCTCTGACAGAGCTTTGCAAGTATCCTGACTTGACCTCCTCACTGAGAAATTTGAGAAGTCTTAAGTCTTCATATCAGTATGCTTTGACATCATTTGATCGTAATATTACCATTTATCCATCTGAGCCTGAAGAAGGTGTCTGTCTAGATGGCACTTGTTTACTGAAAGACTGTGCAGACTGTGTGGGGCAAGatgaagaaacagaagaaacactAATGGAGAGTCTTCATTCCAGAGGTACTACACCtgacaaaagagaaaatgaccATGAAGAGCCTCTGGGAAACCTATCCATGTGGGAAGAAGACTCAGAGTCTACTGAAGCTTTAGATAAAGAGAAATCAGAGTACAGCTCTGTAGAAAAGCATGTTGAATGGCAAAACAAAGCTCACCTGATACAAGCCTCTACACTTTCTACAAGCCCTTCGGGTGAGTTCATTAATGATAAAGGAAGTACTAATTATGCATCTACAGAAAGCATCCCAATACAATGTTCAGTTTTACAGTTAAATGTTCACCCACCTTATGCACAGTCTGAGGTTACAAATAAAAGGAGAGACTCAGTACTGACTGACCCTCCAGTGATAACCGGAGAAGTAGAAGGAAGACTTGTCCAAGGCAACACTACATTGACACCTGAATGTTTTGGCTCTGCAGTGAGGAAAGAATCTAACCTTACCTGCAGTATACAAGAAAAATCTTTGCTGTCATCCTTGTTAGATCACAAAGAGAATGACATGAATAAAGCATTGGAAAGCCTTTCTGAGGTACAGTATGTATCTGGAGATGTCCTTGTTGAATCTGATTGCCGTAATAATTCAGCACAGATCTTCGTATTATCTACCTCTTCAGTatgcacagaaaataaagagaattttACAGAACATTTAAACATTAAGCAAAGATTGGAGGACTTCTGCAGTAAACAGTCAACTGACAATAGTTTAAGGAGAGAGCCTGGAGTAAATCAACTACCTCTGTTAGTCAAGTCCAACTTTGAAGAAATTGAATCaaattttgaaatgaaagaagATTATTATGAGACTGCAGATATGTCATCATCAGTAAGACATATTAGTCAGAAAG ACTTGAAATCAGAAAtgaataaaacaagaaaattgcCTTTGAAGAAAGACGCCAGAGCAAGTGACAGTTCCCAGGAAGATGCAATAGATCAGTGGGCCAGAAGACGGAAACAGTTCAAAGACAGCAAAAAGTGCAGTTCAACTGGAGGAAGCTCCATAAACAGCACAATCACTGAGGGATCAA TAAATTCAGAGGATGCTCGATCAGTAGATCTGGGACTATATTCTGAAAATGAGGACAGAGGTTTTTATACAGAAAATTTTCATTCTGCTTCCTGGGTTTTCAGAGGAGATGATGTCTCTCCAGATAACAGTCCTAGATGTCTCAGCAAAAGACCTAGACCAGTGGCAA TTCGAGAAAGAACAGTGAAGATTGCAAAAGGAACTGGCAATTACCCTTGGGGTTTCAGGATCCAGTTCTCAAAGCCTATCCTTGTGACTGAAGTTGACACAA atAGTGCAGCTGAAGAAGCAGGGCTTCAAGTTGGGGATATTCTGATAGCAGTAAATGGAACTGATGTCACCAGCATGCCACATTCAGAAGCTGCAAATCTGGCAAGGAAAG GTCCTGATATCCTGACGATGATAGTGGGATCAGACATCAGCCGTtaccccaacacccccaaaccTACTTGCCGAGGATATCTGCACAAACGAACACAATCAGCAATACTGAAGGGCTGGAGAAAGAGGTGGTTTGTGCTGAAACATAATGGTTACCTACACTATTACAAACACAAGAAG GATGAAGGGAAGTGCAGACCCCTGGAAGTAACAAAgctggaaggagcagaaatTGGTGTCGACACAAGTCTGGGTAAACCATTTGTTTTTAAGTGTATACCTCAAGCTGGAAACAGGATTTTCTACTTCTGTGCAACTTCCAATCAAGAAATGAAGAG ATGGCTGGAGGCTATGGATAAAGCAGTGCATCCCATCCATCAG AACCATGTGTGGGTAGATGTCACACTGCATAACACTACACTCCCACCATTGGCTATCAAGAACCCCGAGTGCCTGGGACTTCTCCACCAGCTGGACAGGAGCAAAGATGTCTGGATTCAGCACTACTGCATTCTGAAGGATGGTTGTTTGTACTTTTATGCCACTCTCCGGTCTACACCTGCCCAAG GTGGCCTTTACCTGCAGGGCTACATTGTGAGTGAGCAGTCCCTGGGCTCCAAGAAATCTGTCATTGAACTCAAACCTCCATCCGAagaatttaaaactttttactTATGTGcagaaaatgtaaatgaaaacaaaag GTGGATTACAGCTTTGAAAGCTTCAATTAATAAATGGTTACCCCTACACCAGGCAATCCAAGATTTCATGAACAGACCACTGGAGGAGACAAGGATGTGA